The following are encoded together in the Arcticibacterium luteifluviistationis genome:
- a CDS encoding acyl-ACP desaturase, which yields MNLPASRIEVMNFIGQKMDDIIGQFLKPIDSNWQPSDFLPESDSPDFLPDIKLLQEECKELPYDYMAVLIGDTITEEALPTYEAWLMGLDGVDSVNDPQGWAKWVRWWTAEENRHGDLLNKYLYLSGRVNMKQMETSTQYLIADGYDIGTGADPYKNFIYTSFQELATNISHRRTASLSKTHGNKTLSKMCGVIAADELRHYRAYKSFVNKIFEIDPSEMMIAFEDMMRKKIVMPAHFLRESGVKMGDTFAHFSDAAQRLGVYTTIDYIEIMEGLIADWKIEEITNITEQAEKARDYVVKLPSRLRRLAERSKVPELEYEFSWITR from the coding sequence ATGAATTTACCGGCTTCACGTATTGAAGTAATGAATTTTATAGGACAAAAAATGGACGATATAATCGGTCAGTTTTTAAAGCCTATAGATTCTAACTGGCAGCCGTCTGATTTCCTTCCAGAGTCAGATTCTCCAGACTTTTTACCAGACATTAAACTTTTGCAAGAAGAATGTAAAGAATTGCCTTATGACTATATGGCAGTTTTAATAGGAGATACCATTACAGAAGAGGCTCTACCTACCTATGAAGCTTGGCTTATGGGTTTGGATGGTGTGGACTCTGTAAACGACCCACAAGGGTGGGCTAAATGGGTAAGATGGTGGACTGCCGAAGAAAACCGTCACGGAGATTTGCTAAACAAGTACTTATACCTTTCGGGTAGAGTTAATATGAAGCAAATGGAGACCTCAACGCAGTATTTAATAGCCGACGGTTATGATATTGGCACAGGTGCCGACCCTTATAAAAACTTTATATATACTTCTTTTCAAGAGTTAGCTACTAACATTTCGCACAGGAGAACGGCCTCACTGTCAAAGACTCATGGCAATAAAACGCTCTCTAAAATGTGTGGTGTTATAGCAGCAGACGAACTGAGACATTATAGAGCGTATAAGTCTTTTGTGAACAAAATATTTGAAATTGACCCATCAGAAATGATGATTGCTTTTGAAGATATGATGCGTAAAAAAATAGTTATGCCTGCTCACTTTTTAAGAGAGTCTGGTGTGAAAATGGGAGATACTTTTGCTCATTTTTCAGACGCGGCTCAGCGTTTAGGTGTTTACACCACCATAGACTATATTGAGATTATGGAAGGTTTAATAGCTGACTGGAAAATTGAGGAAATTACTAATATTACGGAGCAAGCCGAAAAAGCCAGAGATTATGTAGTTAAGCTTCCTTCTAGACTAAGAAGGTTGGCTGAACGTAGCAAAGTGCCTGAACTGGAATACGAATTTAGCTGGATTACTAGATAA
- a CDS encoding lysophospholipid acyltransferase family protein, which translates to MKKAIDYILSVVYLAYFSIILIFFHGLQWICFNVFGQKAHQWSVNWLNFFIVKGWLLTGSSTKAVKKYPLPTDRPILFIANHSSMFDIPGIIWYWRQHTPLFVSKKELAKGIPSISYNLRKSKAALIDRKDGKKAVVEIAKLGKYVHDNNFSAAIFPEGTRSKTGKLREFQVGGVAVLLKRCPNALVVPLAIKGTGIFNPTGVFPLTSFTPMIYTSLKPIEPDGLTPEAILEDAKRQIENCLANL; encoded by the coding sequence ATGAAAAAAGCAATCGACTATATATTAAGTGTTGTTTACCTAGCCTACTTTTCCATCATTCTGATTTTCTTTCATGGTCTACAGTGGATTTGTTTCAATGTTTTTGGTCAGAAAGCCCATCAATGGTCGGTAAACTGGCTTAACTTCTTTATAGTCAAAGGTTGGCTATTGACCGGTTCTAGCACCAAAGCCGTCAAAAAATATCCATTACCAACCGACAGACCTATTCTTTTCATTGCAAATCATAGCAGTATGTTTGACATCCCAGGTATCATCTGGTATTGGCGACAGCACACCCCTTTGTTTGTTTCTAAAAAAGAATTGGCGAAAGGAATACCTAGTATTTCTTACAATTTAAGAAAAAGTAAAGCTGCTCTAATTGACCGTAAGGATGGGAAAAAGGCCGTGGTGGAGATTGCGAAGCTTGGAAAGTATGTGCATGACAATAATTTTTCTGCCGCTATTTTCCCTGAGGGTACACGTTCCAAAACAGGAAAACTTAGAGAATTTCAGGTTGGCGGCGTAGCCGTACTTTTAAAAAGATGCCCAAATGCTCTGGTAGTACCATTAGCCATTAAAGGCACTGGCATATTTAACCCAACAGGGGTTTTCCCTTTGACATCATTCACACCTATGATTTATACGTCTTTAAAGCCGATTGAGCCAGATGGTTTGACG